ATAGTAAAATCCCAAATCTTCTTGTGTATAATATATAAGTAGATACCAAGAAATTCATCCACCTTCTTATTGCATAACAGGTAGATATCAAGAATTTCATCCACCCCACCAAGAAACTGAATTACTGAAGCATTTGCTTCTTCTTCCATGGCCGATCAATCCAAGACCTCAGCCACTGTTCATCCACCACCAACCACCAATGTCCGTCCACCGCTGCCGTCAAACACCTCCTGTCCCTACTCCTCCATACGACTACCACCACCGGCACCACCCACACACCACAAACACCCTCACAATACTGCAACAATCCGGCAAGAAAACTGCACCTTCCACTGCCTATTTTTCACACCTTTCGCCATTGGCTCCGTCATCTTCTTCCTACTCTTCTTCCTACCCATCATTACCTTAATGATGCTCGACCCGGAACTTCCCAAGTTCCGAGTCGACTCCTTAACCGTCTCAAACTTCAATATCTCCCCCACCACACCTCCCCTTCTTTCCGGCCACTTCACCGTAATCATCAGCGCCCGTAACCCTAACAGCAAACTTACTTTCTCCTAT
This portion of the Coffea arabica cultivar ET-39 chromosome 2e, Coffea Arabica ET-39 HiFi, whole genome shotgun sequence genome encodes:
- the LOC113722184 gene encoding uncharacterized protein: MADQSKTSATVHPPPTTNVRPPLPSNTSCPYSSIRLPPPAPPTHHKHPHNTATIRQENCTFHCLFFTPFAIGSVIFFLLFFLPIITLMMLDPELPKFRVDSLTVSNFNISPTTPPLLSGHFTVIISARNPNSKLTFSYNHLDAGIYLGSNQLSGTTLPPFALSKKNETSLTANFAAVGAYVDRAESENLVFNLKIQMKVRYKAGFWRRVTWLEAFCPGLSVRTNTAKSGSSSDVWSLIGGARSCEVC